Proteins from one Muntiacus reevesi chromosome X, mMunRee1.1, whole genome shotgun sequence genomic window:
- the LOC136153758 gene encoding probable ATP-dependent RNA helicase DDX43 yields the protein MLVLTPTRELALQVEAECSKYLYKGLKSVCIYGGGNRKRQIQDVTKGVDIIIATPGRLNDLQMNNFVNLRSITYLVLDEADKMLDLGFEHQIMKILLDVRPDRQTVMTTASWPDATRRLAQSYLKQPMIVYVGTLDLVAVSTVKQNIIVTTEEEKRSLIQEFLQSLSPKDKVIVFVGRKLVADDLSSDLSIQGIPVQSLHGDREQCDRDQALEDFRSGRVKILIATDLASRGLDVSDVTHVYNYNFPRNIEEYVHRVGRTGRAGKTGESITLVTQDDWKIANELIKILQRANQTVPPNLRSMADRFKKRKQIRR from the coding sequence ATGCTAGTCCTTACACCCACCAGAGAATTAGCTTTGCAAGTAGAAGCTGAATGTTCTAAGTACTTATATAAAGGTCTTAAAAGTGTTTGTATATATGGTGGTGGAAACAGAAAACGACAAATACAAGATGTTACCAAAGGTGTAGACATCATTATTGCAACTCCTGGAAGACTAAATGATCTACAAATGAATAATTTTGTCAACCTAAGAAGCATAACCTACTTGGTCTTGGATGAGGCAGATAAAATGCTGGACCTGGGGTTTGAACACCAAATAATGAAGATCTTATTAGATGTGCGCCCAGATAGACAGACTGTTATGACAACTGCATCTTGGCCAGATGCCACCCGTAGACTGGCCCAGTCTTATTTGAAACAGCCTATGATTGTTTATGTTGGCACTCTGGATCTAGTTGCTGTAAGTACTGTGAAGCAAAACATAATTGTCACCACTGAAGAAGAAAAACGATCTCTGATCCAAGAATTCCTACAGAGCCTGTCACCCAAAGACAAAGTCATCGTGTTTGTCGGCAGAAAACTTGTGGCTGATGACTTATCAAGTGATTTAAGTATTCAAGGAATACCTGTCCAGTCCCTGCATGGTGACAGGGAACAGTGTGATCGAGACCAAGCATTAGAGGACTTCAGAAGTGGAAGAGTGAAAATACTGATCGCTACCGATTTAGCATCCAGAGGTCTTGATGTCAGTGATGTCACACATGTATATAATTACAATTTTCCACGCAATATTGAAGAATACGTACACAGAGTTGGACGTACTGGAAGAGCAGGGAAAACAGGTGAATCAATCACCCTTGTGACCCAAGATGATTGGAAAATTGCCAATGAGttgattaaaattctccaaagaGCCAACCAGACTGTGCCACCCAACCTCCGATCAATGGCTGATCGGTTTAAGAAGCGTAAGCAAATTAGGAGATAG